In the Octopus bimaculoides isolate UCB-OBI-ISO-001 chromosome 18, ASM119413v2, whole genome shotgun sequence genome, one interval contains:
- the LOC128249883 gene encoding uncharacterized protein LOC128249883, producing MKFLKCICFLIVGCGAADFCFEKANSTCTQVWKSYPTKSPDVNYCRRMQIFQVCMQLTDDVCGDYFTELIYQDCFDKILMPVTLISNVGSFKSVSKYNIFAPLIIATWM from the exons ATGAAATTTCTCAAGTGCATATGTTTTCTTATTGTTg GATGTGGTGCGGCTGATTTCTGTTTTGAAAAGGCAAATAGTACTTGCACCCAGGTCTGGAAGTCGTATCCTACTAAAAGCCCAGATGTTAACTACTGCAG ACGAATGCAAATATTTCAAGTGTGCATGCAACTTACAGACGACGTGTGCGGTGATTACTTCACGGAACTCATTTATCAGGATTGTTTTG ATAAAATACTTATGCCAGTGACACTTATTTCAAATGTGGGGTCATTCAAATCCGTATCCAAATACAACATATTTGCGCCCCTCATCATAGCAACCTGGATGtaa